Within the Medicago truncatula cultivar Jemalong A17 chromosome 4, MtrunA17r5.0-ANR, whole genome shotgun sequence genome, the region ACAATTAAATTCAAAGTCCCATATCATCGTGagtttagcttagttggtaAGGACGATgcaatatatgcaaggtttggagttcgaaccccgacgccacaaaaaataaaaattcaaagtcCCATAAAGGAGAATCATTTTAAATAGGGACCAAGACTCTAGAAACATCGTAATAATGAGATTGAAGTAAGTAAAATACACAAATATTGGTAGTGCTTTAAAATAGATCTTTTAGTAGCAAGGATGGAACAAAGGCCACCACCAATCTCCTCCCggacttgtcaaaaaaaaaaaaaaccaatctcCTCCCGGTCGTAAACTCAATCTCATCGTCGGAAACTCAATTTCTCCGTTCAAGATGTAGATAGTGGTGATGGTGGTGCGACGGTGGTTCGACCATCTGTATCACCTCACGTCGCTGTCCTCTCGGCGGTGTTTTCGTCAGAGGCACATGTTTCTCAGTGCCTTTCAACTTCGTGTGGTGGGGTTCGCCAACTGTTATGTGTTCGTGTTTCTGGCTTTTctgtttgtttggtttggtgaCAAGCCCCTCCGGTGGATCAGTTCGCTAGCTATGTTTTCTTTATTGTGTGCTTTTATTGTATTGTTGTTTCTCTGGCCGTTCAACTCTGATGGCCTGAGGTTTCATCTTTTGTGGTGTCGTGGTTGATATCagatttgttttctttcttggaGGTGGGTGGAGGTTATGTTTGCTCGCAACATAGGTGGTGATGTATCGGTCACGAAGGTGACGATGGATGGTTCACTTATGATATGTTATGGTTTCGACGAATCTTTTGTTGTGTTGGTTTCATGGTGGTGCTGATTTTGGTTCTTTTGTGATGGTGCTCGTGGTGATTTTTGACGGTGGTGCTCGTGGTGGTTTTTGGTGGTGATGCATGTGGTGGCTGGTGTTGTTTTTTGGTGAGGGTTAATGGTAGTTTGGTGGCGGTGGTAGTAGTGGTCTtggtttttgtggtggtgtttttggtggtggttatgtttttttttcttcttgatctATGATGGTATAAGGGTTTTTGGTCGGTTTTTACGGTTCTTTAAGAGGTGTGTTTTTGGATGAAGGTGCTCGGGAAAGTTAATGGTGTTGTTTGGGGTTTTCTTCGCGGCTGTTTTTCAAaggttgttggttgttgtttagatttttatgttgttgttcaGGGGTTGTGAGCGAGCAACATAATGTAGGTGGTGGAAGTTGTTTTTGTGGCCGTTTGAggattttggtacaacttttgtttatgttattgtgcGGAGGTTTGTATTTGATTGTGGTGTTAGCTTTGTTTTTGGTGTTTCCTTTATTGATTTTGGAGATAGCTCTTTGTTAGGTGGTGTTTTCTATAGATTTTCATTGCGGTCTCCCCATCTATCCTTTGTATGTTGCTACTTTAAGACTCCTAGCCTAGCATTCCTTGTGCTGGTCAGGATTCAttgcaattttaataaattccattttcgcttcttaaaaaaaaaaaaaaattgcaatgatGGAACAAACACCATCCGAAAAATTCCATTAAATAATATTGAATTGATCGGGCAAAGCCAATTCATTTTTACGACTTTATTCTTGGTTTTGTTATAAGATTAATCTTTAAATCGACGGTGGAccattaaaatttctttttttagggcaattcattttattattactaaaaaaatatattcatcttAGTTTGaatgaaattatttgttttCACATAATTGATGTATGCGCCATATCATTTAAAGAGCGGTCATAAATTTCCATTGACTTTCAAAGTAAGGGAACCAAAAagatggttttaaaaaatggagtatcaaaagttaacaaaattaaaaataaaagaatcaaaattacatttaagctcataaaataaaataaaatatgaaagacATGTATTTAAGTGacatatcaaatattttattaattattattgaaaGCTTAAATATCTTTTGCAGTGCCAAAATAATATCGGTACTTGGCCAacccaataaaatataaaattgtacatttaaagaaaatattattaagaCAAAACATTGAGCTTGGAACCATAAAATGATGCATCGagtaaaattcaatattttaacaATGTAACATTaactcccctaaaaaaaaaaaaacaatgtaacaTTAACTTTTTTCCCCTCAATAAGACCCTCATTGAATTCTACATACATCCGTAACCGAAAAAATCCCCAAAGCTGTATGGATCACCGAACAAGATCTGATGTCAACAAAATACAACAAGAAAAATTCCATTATATAATTTCTCGATCTTCCCTCAAAAAGTACAAGAGAGCATCTTAAACTCGTCTTGGATAGtgtattttgataaatttaaacATATAAAGGTGGATcgaaaaattgttttttcattgTTATTCCTAAATCATAGCGCCACATTCTTCACTTGGACCTACCACAGTCCACCCACAACTAAGGCCTACAAATCCTTCAATAGCTCCATCGGGATTTAACTCCTAATTTAcctttaagcaaaaaaaaaaaaaagtctatcgGGAGTTACGTCCCAATAGGTTGAGCAAATAAGGAGGTCAAAAAAACATTCACCTTTTAGAAGAGGCTCGATGTTGCAATTAATTCATGTTGCGAGAAAAATGTAGGAATTCCTTGTATTACAATTAAAATGATCAGGACCATCACTTTTTCTACCAATTAAATTACATAGTAAGCAACTTTCATTTTAGTGTGAGACCAATTTCTATTAGAAAGTTTTTGAATCAATTTGCAGTAAGGATGACAGAAACACCCCCAGACCTCAGTAGTGATATTCTTTCTTTAAGATTTTGTTAAtgattgataataaaaaaatggaatcAATGATTAACCATTTTTTCATGGTTTCTCATTTCATTCCATTATTTCATGGAATATGAGTTAGAGAGTGTCTTGCTAGTATAGTGTAATGAAGGCTAAATGGACACTCCTTAGAGATGTAATTAGGGCCGGTccaataacttttatttttaggtgagttctaaaacaaattttaatatacGGAGCCTTTTTAGTTGATATATGagatctttttatttataaaatctaatgaaaaatattttttttattgggggACCTAAAACGAGGACTTTAGTGACCTTACTCTTGAACCGCCCTTGGATGTAATCAAGTTGGATTGGATATAATTTTTGCCTTACCATCTCTAATATATTTGGTTGTAcaccaaaaatttatttaacattaTAGTGAGCTCAAAATACAACATTCAAATTGAGCACATATTCATCCACAACATGTGTCTCAAATAGAGACACTATATGGAACACCTTTTCCTGTTACACCAGGCTCTGATGTTGGCTTCAAAAGCTCATAAGGCAAAATTCCAGCACCATTTCTATTCCTGAAATTCATATTAGCATTCCTCTCATCTACTATACCTTCAAGCTCCATCAACCTCCCTTTAAACTTTTCAAAAGCAGCTTTAATCATTGGTTCCTCTTGCCATGCCGGTTCAATCGTTTCTCCAAGATATTCCTCATCCGGCGAATGACTTGACAAAATATCCAACACGGTCATCACCGTCATTGCTTGAATTTGTGAAGGGAAACACTTCAACAATGTCACTTCTGGTTTCTCGAAGAAAAGTTCCCATTCGCTGTCTGAAGGGTCTTCTGTAGGCATGTTGTTTCGCGCAATGGCCGGTCTATTAGGAAAATATCCAGCATAAGTATACTGACCAAAATTCACCGCAGCATGATGCCCCGATGTAATCCAAACAATGGTCGTCACTATTTCAACAAGATCATCGTTTGTTTTCAAATTAGGCCACCATGGTTCGTCTTTTTTGTCGCCGTGACCAACATTTATAATCTCATCCCACCATGCTTGTAATTCTTTATCCGACTCAACATTTCTCGACTCATTGTTGTAGTAATGGTTAACATAATCAGTGACCCAAGATTTGATCGTATCCCAAAGAACAAGACCATCATTTGCATAAGGGTAATCTTCTATTGCTAGTTTTAGGCCATGTGGGGCATTTGGATCTTTTTCTGCTAGTCCTCTATGGATGAGGTCATTTGGAAGGGCTTGCAAGTCAAATTGCCAATGCTTATCATAGGCTATTGAACTTACCAAGAGAGAGAGTTGTTTAGGAGTGAAACTACTCTCAATTATTCCATCTGCATTTATAAGTGCTTCGCGTGCAAGTGCATTGATTTCCATTGTGTATCGAAAATGTGGAAGTAATAGTTTGTAGATTGGATGCATTGCACTTAGTTGTCTGTTTGTTGCTATGATGTAAGGCTCTGTGGCACAATGAGTTCTCAACCTgaacaaaagtgaaaatcaaTTAAGGATTAGAAgaacatgattttattttttttgacttgGAAAGATATATCATTAGAATACGTCTAGTATCGAATCGAAAGCCAAGACGGTTTATTCTTTCGTACCAGTGACTAACAAGTTGATGGTAGCCAGAGTCATGAGCAAGGACATGAGCTTTGGCAAGCCTCCAAAGCCAAACACCAGTTGAATGCCAAGCAGGTGTGAAGACTTCCCTCCATTCTGGCTTTCCGCCAATTGGCGGCCTAGCTAGCTCGATCGCCACCGGTCTCAATGTGCTATCTTCATTCAGAAAGAACAACGTCCTTGATCCATACAATGTTGTGCCTTCGAGTTTTCTAACTTCCTCGACCAACGGCAAGAAAAAATCGTAGTAGTCTAGGATGAACAACTTCTTCTGTTTTATCGCCTGTATTGAATTGTTTCAATTgcaaaagattagtaacaaaaaataacactaaGTAAAAATATAGCTAGTACCATTaaataaagggaaatgttaaccagtgtctCAGGCGCACTcgttagcatgacccttaaaTAAAAAGCATACCTCTTCAACGGTAGCATATCCTCTGATTTGTTGCTCAATCATTTCAGTGGTTATTGCAGATTCAGCAGGACCATAAATTTTAGGGTCAAGTTTGCTTTTCAATGGC harbors:
- the LOC25492621 gene encoding linoleate 13S-lipoxygenase 2-1, chloroplastic — encoded protein: MLMQQISLKPNCLILNNPCLHGIGSNQTCFHVGSSRPLFTNQKKQRRLFKRNECSKIKAVAVSDEELIEQTSLKVKAIVTVQPTVGGLFSEMALERGLDDITDLLGKSILLEFVSSELDPETKLEKERIKGYVHQTHRSVEEIKYEAEFEVPQSFGDIGAVLVENEHRREMFIKNIVLDGFLTGPVNFSCESWVHSKHDNPDDKRVIFSNKSYLPSETPEGLIRLREEELKTLRGNGQGERKSFDRIYDYDVYNDLGDPDSDPELKRPVLGGKEHPYPRRCRTGRPRCDTDPLSEKRSNNVYVPRDESFSELKQLSFSANTLQSAFHALLPVVKTAVIDKNLGFPLFSAIDDLFNEGFNLPPQAEKGFLASVLPRLVRLVNEARNDILRFETPATMDKDRFFWFRDEEFGRQTIAGLNPCCIQLVTEWPLKSKLDPKIYGPAESAITTEMIEQQIRGYATVEEAIKQKKLFILDYYDFFLPLVEEVRKLEGTTLYGSRTLFFLNEDSTLRPVAIELARPPIGGKPEWREVFTPAWHSTGVWLWRLAKAHVLAHDSGYHQLVSHWLRTHCATEPYIIATNRQLSAMHPIYKLLLPHFRYTMEINALAREALINADGIIESSFTPKQLSLLVSSIAYDKHWQFDLQALPNDLIHRGLAEKDPNAPHGLKLAIEDYPYANDGLVLWDTIKSWVTDYVNHYYNNESRNVESDKELQAWWDEIINVGHGDKKDEPWWPNLKTNDDLVEIVTTIVWITSGHHAAVNFGQYTYAGYFPNRPAIARNNMPTEDPSDSEWELFFEKPEVTLLKCFPSQIQAMTVMTVLDILSSHSPDEEYLGETIEPAWQEEPMIKAAFEKFKGRLMELEGIVDERNANMNFRNRNGAGILPYELLKPTSEPGVTGKGVPYSVSI